AGCAACGGCATTCCGATGCCCATCGTCACCCTCAACCGGAGCGTGCTCCTCACCGGCATCACGCTCGGCTACCTCCTCCAGCAGCCGCTCTTCACGACCGCGCTGTTTCTCGTCGTGCTCCCGGCGGTGCTCTGGGGCCAGAAAGCGAGCCTCATCTACTTCGCAGGTTCGCGCCTGTTCGCAAAGCTGAACCGGAACGCCGCGACCGAAAGCCCGCTTCTGATGCGCTTCAACAACTCGATAGCCGTCATCATGCTTGGCGCGGCGCAACTCGCGTTCCTCTTCGGCGCAACGCAGACCGGCTGGATCATCTCCGGCATGGTAGCCCTCGCCGCACTGGTAGCGCTCTGCGGCTTCTGCTTCGGCTGCTACCTCTACTTCCAGTTCAACATGCAGCGGTACAAAATGTTTGGGAAAAAAGCCGCCAGCGCGGAGGCGTAGCAGGTCGAGCATTGAGCGGGGAAAGCCTGACGTGTCTGATTTGGCAGCGGATCATTGAGAGAAAACCGGCAGAAAAAGCCGGTTTTCTGTTTTGAGGGAAGTAAGATAGCAATAAAATACAGAGCAAGTACGGGATACATTTTGTACCCTTATGGATAGTTGTGGTATCGACGATTCGGAGGGCACTGAAAGAAGGTAGATTCCAGAGTTAAGTGCAGCATCAGAATTGAGTAAAGTCAAAAAAAGGAAAGCCCGTTTTTATACCGAGCTTTCCTTTGAAATTTACCAATCATAGGACATGACTATAGTCCTATCCACATACACATCTATGAACATAATCTGCCGGAACAACGCGCTCATCGATAATAATAGGCTGTATTTCAGGAATAGGCTCTTCGCAGAATTTAATGGGCTGGTAGTAAAAATGAGTGGCTTGGTGTAATTTATCCAAGAACGCCAAAACACTAACCCCAACGTATGCCGAGCCTCATTACCCATTACCAGCAGTTATTAGGATTACCAGAAACATGGAAGGTGTCTGATGTCCGGCTGTCGAC
This genomic window from Chlorobaculum limnaeum contains:
- a CDS encoding DUF4395 domain-containing protein, whose translation is MSAHSTSNGIPMPIVTLNRSVLLTGITLGYLLQQPLFTTALFLVVLPAVLWGQKASLIYFAGSRLFAKLNRNAATESPLLMRFNNSIAVIMLGAAQLAFLFGATQTGWIISGMVALAALVALCGFCFGCYLYFQFNMQRYKMFGKKAASAEA